A genomic window from Halomonas sp. LR3S48 includes:
- the katG gene encoding catalase/peroxidase HPI, whose amino-acid sequence MDQKVDSTAGKCPVMHGSRTKQGDTGNSNHDWWPNQLNLSILHQHSPKSNPLGEDFNYAEAFKSLDLAAVKQDLEALMTDSQEWWPADYGHYGPLFIRMAWHSAGSYRVGDGRGGAGTGTQRFAPLNSWPDNGNLDKARRLLWPIKQKYGNKLSWADLYILAGNVALESMGFKTFGFAGGREDVYQPEEDIYWGAEDEWLADSGHAKSRYSGERELENPLAAVQMGLIYVNPEGPDGNPDPLASARDIRDTFARMAMNDYETVALTAGGHTFGKAHGAGDPVNVGPEPEAAPMEEMGFGWKSRYRSGKGRDTITSGLEGAWTPTPTQWDMSYFDVLFGNEWELTTSPAGAKQWVPKNLAEKDKAPDAEDATKRVGIMMSTADMAMREDPEYRRISEHFHNNPEEFADAFARAWFKLTHRDMGPKARYLGPEVPAEELIWQDPVPDVDHELVDAQDIANLKSKILGSGLTVAELVYTAWSSASTYRGSDMRGGANGARIRLAPQKEWEANQPEQLAKVLKTLESIQDDFNAMHSSKRVSLADLIVLGGAAAIEKAARDAGHAIEVPFSPGRTDASAEQTDAESFEWLRPEADGFRNYRRARFSVSDEEMLIDKAQLLGLSAPEMTVLVGGLRVLEANYGNSRHGVFTHRPGTLTNDFFVNLVDMGTEWQPASADADVFEGRDRKSGEVKWTGTRVDLVFGSNSQLRAIAEIYAQDDAKEKFVKDFVAAWNKVMNADRFDLA is encoded by the coding sequence ATGGATCAGAAAGTCGACAGTACCGCAGGCAAATGCCCCGTCATGCACGGTTCTCGCACCAAGCAGGGCGATACCGGCAACTCCAATCATGACTGGTGGCCCAACCAGCTGAACCTCAGCATCCTTCACCAGCACTCTCCGAAGTCCAACCCGCTGGGGGAGGATTTCAACTACGCCGAGGCGTTCAAGTCGCTCGACCTGGCGGCTGTGAAGCAGGACCTCGAAGCATTGATGACCGACTCCCAGGAGTGGTGGCCGGCCGACTACGGTCATTATGGCCCGCTGTTCATCCGCATGGCCTGGCACAGCGCCGGCAGCTATCGTGTGGGCGACGGCCGTGGCGGCGCCGGTACCGGCACCCAGCGCTTCGCGCCGCTCAACAGCTGGCCCGACAACGGCAACCTCGACAAGGCACGCCGCCTGCTGTGGCCGATCAAACAGAAGTATGGCAACAAGCTCTCCTGGGCCGACCTCTACATCCTGGCGGGCAACGTCGCGCTGGAGTCCATGGGCTTCAAGACCTTTGGTTTCGCCGGCGGGCGTGAGGACGTGTACCAGCCGGAAGAGGACATCTACTGGGGTGCCGAAGATGAGTGGCTGGCCGACAGCGGCCATGCCAAGAGCCGCTATTCCGGTGAACGCGAGCTGGAGAACCCGCTGGCCGCCGTACAGATGGGGCTCATTTACGTGAACCCGGAAGGCCCCGACGGCAATCCCGATCCGCTGGCCTCGGCCCGGGACATCCGCGACACCTTCGCCCGCATGGCAATGAACGACTACGAGACGGTGGCCCTGACCGCCGGCGGCCACACCTTCGGCAAGGCACACGGCGCCGGCGACCCGGTCAACGTTGGCCCCGAGCCGGAGGCTGCGCCCATGGAGGAGATGGGCTTCGGCTGGAAGAGTCGCTACAGGAGCGGCAAGGGCCGCGACACCATCACCAGCGGCCTCGAGGGCGCCTGGACCCCGACCCCCACCCAGTGGGACATGAGCTACTTCGACGTGCTGTTCGGCAACGAGTGGGAGCTGACCACCAGCCCGGCGGGCGCCAAGCAGTGGGTGCCGAAGAACTTGGCCGAGAAGGACAAGGCACCGGATGCCGAAGACGCGACCAAGCGCGTCGGCATCATGATGTCCACCGCCGATATGGCCATGCGCGAGGACCCGGAATACCGCAGGATCTCCGAGCACTTCCACAACAATCCCGAAGAGTTCGCCGACGCCTTTGCCCGCGCCTGGTTCAAGCTGACCCACCGCGACATGGGGCCCAAGGCGCGCTATCTCGGCCCGGAAGTGCCGGCCGAAGAGCTGATCTGGCAGGATCCGGTGCCGGACGTGGATCATGAGCTGGTCGACGCCCAGGACATCGCCAACCTCAAGAGCAAGATCCTCGGTTCAGGCCTCACCGTGGCCGAGCTGGTCTATACCGCCTGGTCGTCGGCGTCCACTTACCGTGGTTCCGACATGCGCGGTGGGGCAAACGGCGCCCGCATTCGCCTGGCACCCCAGAAGGAGTGGGAAGCCAACCAGCCCGAGCAGTTGGCCAAGGTGCTCAAGACGCTGGAGAGCATCCAGGACGACTTCAACGCGATGCACTCCAGCAAGCGGGTTTCGCTGGCCGACCTGATCGTGCTGGGCGGTGCCGCCGCCATCGAGAAGGCCGCCCGGGATGCCGGCCACGCCATTGAGGTGCCGTTCTCGCCGGGCCGCACCGACGCCAGCGCCGAGCAGACCGACGCCGAGTCGTTCGAGTGGCTGCGCCCCGAGGCCGACGGCTTCCGCAACTACCGCCGCGCCCGCTTCAGCGTCTCCGACGAAGAGATGCTGATCGACAAGGCCCAACTGCTGGGACTCAGTGCGCCGGAGATGACCGTGCTGGTCGGCGGCCTGCGTGTGCTCGAGGCCAACTACGGCAACTCGCGCCACGGCGTGTTCACCCATCGCCCCGGCACCCTGACCAACGACTTCTTCGTCAACCTGGTCGACATGGGTACGGAGTGGCAGCCGGCCTCGGCGGATGCCGACGTGTTCGAGGGCCGCGACCGCAAGAGCGGTGAAGTGAAGTGGACCGGCACCCGGGTCGACCTGGTATTCGGTTCCAACTCGCAGTTGCGCGCCATCGCCGAGATCTACGCCCAGGACGATGCCAAGGAGAAGTTCGTCAAGGACTTCGTCGCCGCCTGGAACAAGGTGATGAACGCGGATCGCTTCGACCTGGCGTAA
- a CDS encoding SMP-30/gluconolactonase/LRE family protein, whose amino-acid sequence MQESGIEVAVELDMSLGESPLWSVERQTLYWTDINNGHVYAWRPQEGGTPTCIELGEKVGCVALADSGLVAAAASGILRLPDSGEPERLAANPEWQQERQGEGGNRFNDGRCDAAGRLWVGTIASDEASPTAALYCLDRGEFTPRLTDIRISNGLAFSPDRRWLYHTDSPSRRILRYPFDVDSGTLGEGETWVDLETLGLPGVPDGAAVDSEGCYWSALYDGGRVVRFSPEGELMAEHEVPCPHPTMVAFGGADLRTLYITTATQHLDAEGKARWPLAGSLLQMKTGVTGLAEPGFRG is encoded by the coding sequence ATGCAAGAGAGCGGCATCGAAGTGGCGGTCGAGCTCGACATGAGCCTGGGCGAGAGCCCGCTGTGGTCGGTGGAGCGGCAGACGCTGTATTGGACCGATATCAACAACGGCCATGTCTACGCCTGGCGCCCGCAGGAGGGCGGAACCCCGACATGCATCGAGCTGGGCGAGAAGGTGGGCTGCGTGGCGCTCGCCGATTCCGGGCTGGTGGCTGCCGCCGCGTCGGGCATCCTGCGCCTGCCCGATAGCGGCGAGCCCGAGCGGCTGGCGGCCAATCCAGAGTGGCAGCAAGAGCGGCAAGGAGAGGGCGGCAACCGCTTCAACGACGGCCGCTGCGACGCCGCCGGGCGACTTTGGGTGGGCACCATTGCCAGCGACGAGGCGAGCCCCACGGCGGCGCTCTACTGCCTCGACCGGGGCGAGTTTACGCCGCGATTAACGGACATCCGCATCTCCAACGGCCTCGCCTTCAGCCCCGACCGGCGCTGGCTCTACCACACCGACTCACCGAGTCGGCGCATCCTGCGCTACCCCTTCGACGTTGACAGCGGCACGCTGGGGGAGGGGGAGACCTGGGTCGACCTGGAGACGCTGGGGCTGCCCGGCGTGCCCGACGGCGCGGCGGTGGACAGCGAAGGCTGCTATTGGAGCGCGCTCTACGACGGCGGCCGTGTGGTGCGCTTCTCGCCCGAGGGCGAGCTGATGGCGGAGCATGAGGTGCCGTGCCCGCACCCGACCATGGTGGCCTTCGGCGGGGCCGACCTGCGCACGCTCTACATCACTACCGCTACCCAGCACCTCGACGCCGAGGGCAAGGCGCGCTGGCCCCTGGCCGGCAGCCTGCTGCAGATGAAAACCGGCGTGACGGGGCTCGCCGAGCCCGGCTTTCGCGGTTAA
- a CDS encoding IlvD/Edd family dehydratase gives MTDRKITPDQLRSRWWFDNPESPGTTALCIERYMNYGITLEELSSGKPIIGICQSGSDLTPCNRHHIELVKRVKDGIRAAGGVPFEFPLHPIHENARRPTAALDRNLAYLGLVEVLHGYPLDGVVLTTGCDKTTPASLMAAATVNIPAIVLSGGPMLNGWRGPDRVGSGTIIWELRKRLAAGDIDYAEFLARATDSAPSVGHCNTMGTASTMNSMAEALGMSLPGSAMIPAPYKERSIVAYDTGARIVDMVWEDLRPSDILTREAFENAIVVCSALGGSSNAPIHINAIARHSGIELTNDDWQALGHAIPLLANVMPAGAYLSEEFYRAGGVPAVVCELLGAGKLHGEALTVNGRTLADNVAGCETQDPEVIRRYDNPLVEQAGFLNLKGNLFDSALMKTSVISADFRARFLSNPDDPDAFEGKVVVFDGSEDYHARIDDPALEIDEHTILVMRGAGPVGHPGGAEVVNMQPPEALIKRGIESLPCLGDGRQSGTSGSPSILNASPEAATGGGLALLEDGDRLRVDLNRGEVRLLVDDAEIQVRRERLQSQGGYRYPAHQTPWQEIQRTLVEPLDRGMTLAGAAKYRDVARQSPPRDNH, from the coding sequence ATGACCGACCGCAAGATCACGCCCGACCAGTTGCGCTCGCGCTGGTGGTTCGACAACCCCGAATCGCCGGGCACCACGGCGCTGTGCATCGAGCGCTACATGAACTATGGCATCACCCTGGAGGAACTCTCCAGCGGCAAGCCGATCATCGGCATCTGCCAATCGGGATCCGACCTGACGCCATGCAATCGTCATCACATCGAGCTGGTCAAACGGGTCAAGGACGGCATTCGTGCCGCCGGCGGGGTGCCGTTCGAGTTCCCGCTGCATCCGATCCACGAGAACGCGCGGCGGCCCACCGCCGCGCTCGACCGCAACCTGGCCTACCTGGGGCTGGTCGAGGTGCTGCATGGTTACCCGCTCGACGGCGTGGTGCTCACCACCGGCTGCGACAAGACCACCCCGGCGAGCCTGATGGCCGCCGCCACGGTCAACATTCCCGCCATCGTGCTTTCCGGCGGACCGATGCTCAATGGCTGGCGCGGGCCGGACCGGGTCGGCTCCGGCACCATCATCTGGGAGCTGCGCAAGCGCCTGGCGGCGGGCGACATCGACTACGCCGAGTTCCTCGCCCGTGCTACCGATTCGGCGCCCTCGGTGGGGCACTGCAACACCATGGGCACCGCCTCGACCATGAACTCCATGGCCGAGGCGCTGGGTATGAGCCTGCCCGGCTCGGCGATGATCCCGGCGCCTTACAAGGAGCGTTCGATCGTGGCCTACGACACCGGCGCGCGAATCGTCGACATGGTGTGGGAGGACCTGCGGCCCAGCGACATCCTCACCCGCGAGGCATTCGAGAACGCCATCGTGGTGTGCTCGGCGCTGGGCGGCTCCTCCAACGCGCCGATCCACATCAACGCCATTGCCCGCCATTCCGGCATCGAGCTGACCAACGACGACTGGCAGGCGTTGGGGCACGCCATCCCGCTGCTGGCCAACGTGATGCCCGCCGGGGCCTACCTCTCCGAGGAGTTTTACCGCGCCGGCGGCGTGCCGGCGGTAGTCTGCGAGCTGCTCGGTGCCGGCAAGCTCCACGGCGAGGCGCTCACCGTCAACGGCCGCACGCTGGCCGACAACGTGGCGGGCTGCGAGACCCAGGACCCCGAGGTGATACGCCGCTACGACAATCCGCTGGTCGAGCAGGCCGGCTTCCTCAACCTCAAGGGCAACCTGTTCGACTCGGCGCTGATGAAGACCAGCGTGATCTCAGCCGACTTCCGCGCGCGCTTCCTCTCCAACCCGGACGATCCCGATGCCTTCGAGGGCAAGGTGGTGGTGTTCGACGGCTCGGAAGACTACCACGCGCGCATCGACGACCCGGCGCTCGAGATCGACGAACACACCATCCTGGTGATGCGCGGCGCCGGCCCGGTGGGCCACCCCGGTGGTGCCGAGGTGGTCAACATGCAGCCGCCCGAGGCGCTGATCAAGCGCGGCATCGAGTCGCTGCCGTGCCTGGGCGACGGCCGCCAGTCGGGCACCTCCGGTTCACCGTCGATCCTCAATGCCTCGCCCGAGGCGGCCACCGGGGGCGGGCTGGCGCTGCTCGAGGACGGCGACCGCCTGCGCGTCGACCTGAATCGCGGCGAGGTGCGCCTGCTGGTTGACGACGCCGAGATACAGGTGCGCCGTGAGCGTCTGCAGAGCCAGGGCGGCTATCGCTATCCTGCCCACCAGACGCCGTGGCAGGAGATCCAGCGGACCCTGGTGGAGCCGCTCGACCGTGGCATGACGCTGGCAGGCGCCGCCAAGTACCGCGACGTGGCACGCCAGAGCCCACCGCGCGACAATCATTGA
- the hsdR gene encoding type I restriction-modification system endonuclease codes for MQGQNNRSNGGNFGFLAGHDPVFLELASSAERAFSYDPNTTLIKLRQLGEAMAQDIAARLGLELEERSTQRDLLYRIDSTLGLDPTVRELFHTLRIEGNKATHQFRTQHREAIQGLKVARSLAVWFHRAFADPDFKPGAFTPPEDPSVQLRGLQAEMERLQGELASATEQAEAQRKLAELEAREKQEYAELAKAMDEEARALGEQARAQQAELERREQEFQRRLADQAREGAEGEPPKTMRRRIGQADRALNAQLGLDEELTRLLIDQQLREAGWEADTQALSWKKGVRPEPGRYLAIAEWELPNGQRADYVLFHGLVPIGVVEAKRQNIDVAGKLGQAERYSRGFTGAFTPKGPFEPAWEREGRTIAWPDEGDGHFYVPFVFSCNGRPYLPQLAEKSGIWFRDVREAGNLARALPHFHSPEGLLDRLKRSRAQAEQRLREEGFGYLRLRDYQERAIHAVEGALQEGEQRALLAMATGTGKTRTVIGLIYRFLKTERFRRILFLVDRNALGKQALDAFDEAPLEQNHTLSQIYNVATLGDMAAEAETRVQVATVQAMSRRLFMADEPPPVDTFDCIIVDEAHRGYTLDQEMTEGELATRDAGQYLSRYRQVLEHFDAARIGLTATPAKHTSEIFGRPVFTYSYREAVADDWLIDHEPPIRYETLLSRHGIHFAKGEAVNLVDARTGEVESAELEDELDFEVEAFNRRVITPGFNEVICAQLAEELDPFGEEKSLVFCATDLHADMVKRLLDEAFHAKYGDAYKQAAVAKITGKADKVDELIRRYKNDKYPNIAITVDLLTTGIDVPPICHLVFLRRVKSRILYEQMIGRATRRCDEIGKTVFFIYDPVDIYAALAAVNTMQPLVKDPGITLEQLHDELIDPEQLERALEVPGEREGFSHADDLLDQLSQKLMRVMRKAGKRAESREDVRQLLEQLEESWGVAPQKLHKHLHELGPKPAADFLRQHAGLLAQVVEVKQLIGSERMPLIYEGKDELLERSQSYGVHEKPADYLESFDDFIKNQLNESVALSVVVNRPRDLTRETLKEVRLLLDGAGYSEASLESAWRNATNQEIAASIVGHIRRAALGEALIPFEQRVREAMQRIYALHPWTPSQRRWLDRLARQLTHEVVLDRAFINQRFADHGGLKQLDAVLGNHLDEVLDALNDSLWEAS; via the coding sequence ATGCAGGGACAGAACAACCGCAGCAATGGCGGCAACTTCGGCTTCCTTGCCGGGCACGATCCGGTCTTTCTCGAACTCGCCTCAAGTGCCGAACGCGCTTTCAGCTACGACCCCAACACCACCCTGATCAAGCTGCGCCAGCTTGGCGAAGCCATGGCACAGGACATTGCCGCTCGTCTTGGCCTTGAGCTGGAGGAGCGATCGACCCAGCGCGACCTGCTCTACCGCATCGATAGCACGCTGGGGCTCGACCCTACAGTGCGGGAACTCTTCCATACCCTGCGTATCGAGGGTAACAAGGCGACGCACCAGTTTCGTACCCAGCACCGCGAGGCGATCCAGGGGCTCAAGGTTGCCCGTAGCCTGGCGGTGTGGTTCCACCGTGCCTTCGCGGACCCCGATTTCAAGCCAGGCGCTTTTACGCCGCCAGAAGACCCCAGCGTGCAATTGCGTGGGCTTCAGGCTGAAATGGAGCGCCTGCAGGGCGAACTGGCCAGTGCTACCGAGCAGGCCGAGGCTCAGCGCAAGCTGGCCGAGCTGGAAGCCCGCGAGAAGCAGGAATACGCCGAGCTGGCCAAGGCCATGGACGAGGAGGCCCGCGCCCTGGGCGAGCAGGCTCGAGCCCAGCAGGCCGAGCTCGAGCGCCGTGAGCAAGAGTTTCAGCGGCGCCTGGCTGACCAGGCCCGTGAGGGAGCCGAGGGCGAGCCGCCCAAGACGATGCGCCGTCGTATCGGCCAGGCCGATAGAGCGCTTAACGCTCAACTGGGCCTGGATGAGGAGCTCACTCGCCTGCTGATCGACCAGCAGCTTCGCGAGGCCGGCTGGGAGGCCGACACTCAGGCGCTTTCCTGGAAGAAGGGCGTGCGCCCCGAGCCCGGCAGGTACCTAGCCATCGCCGAGTGGGAGCTCCCCAATGGCCAGCGAGCCGATTATGTGCTGTTCCATGGTCTGGTTCCCATCGGCGTGGTGGAGGCCAAGCGCCAGAACATCGATGTGGCCGGCAAGCTAGGGCAAGCCGAGCGCTATTCACGAGGCTTCACCGGGGCTTTCACGCCGAAAGGTCCGTTCGAGCCGGCCTGGGAGCGGGAAGGGCGCACCATTGCGTGGCCTGATGAGGGGGACGGACACTTTTACGTGCCGTTCGTGTTCTCTTGCAACGGCCGACCTTACTTGCCGCAGCTTGCCGAGAAATCCGGCATCTGGTTTCGCGATGTACGTGAGGCCGGCAATCTGGCGCGAGCGCTACCGCATTTTCATAGTCCCGAAGGCCTGCTCGACCGCCTGAAGCGAAGTCGCGCCCAGGCAGAGCAGCGGCTGCGCGAAGAGGGCTTTGGCTACCTGCGCCTGCGCGATTATCAAGAGCGCGCCATCCATGCCGTGGAAGGGGCTTTGCAGGAAGGGGAGCAGCGTGCCCTGCTGGCCATGGCCACCGGGACCGGCAAGACCCGTACCGTCATTGGTCTGATCTACCGTTTCCTGAAGACGGAACGTTTCCGCAGAATCCTGTTCCTGGTCGACCGCAATGCCCTGGGCAAGCAGGCGCTGGATGCCTTCGACGAGGCCCCGCTGGAGCAGAACCACACACTCTCGCAGATCTACAACGTGGCTACGCTTGGCGACATGGCCGCCGAGGCAGAGACGCGTGTCCAGGTGGCTACTGTGCAAGCCATGTCACGACGCCTCTTCATGGCCGATGAGCCACCACCAGTGGACACCTTCGATTGCATCATCGTCGACGAGGCTCATCGCGGCTATACCCTGGATCAGGAGATGACCGAAGGTGAGCTGGCCACCCGCGACGCCGGCCAGTACCTCTCGCGATACCGGCAGGTTCTGGAGCACTTCGATGCCGCGCGCATCGGGCTCACCGCGACCCCGGCGAAGCATACCAGCGAGATCTTCGGTCGCCCGGTATTCACCTACTCCTATCGCGAGGCGGTGGCCGACGACTGGCTGATCGATCACGAACCGCCCATCCGCTACGAGACGTTGCTCAGCCGTCACGGCATCCACTTTGCCAAGGGCGAAGCGGTGAATCTCGTCGATGCTCGTACCGGCGAGGTGGAAAGTGCCGAGCTCGAGGACGAACTCGATTTCGAGGTCGAGGCCTTCAACCGTCGTGTGATCACTCCGGGTTTCAATGAGGTCATCTGTGCGCAGCTCGCCGAGGAGCTCGATCCCTTCGGTGAAGAGAAGTCGCTGGTCTTCTGCGCGACCGACCTGCATGCCGACATGGTCAAGCGGCTGCTGGACGAAGCGTTTCACGCCAAGTACGGCGACGCCTACAAGCAGGCAGCGGTGGCCAAGATCACCGGCAAGGCCGACAAGGTGGATGAGTTGATCCGCCGCTACAAAAACGACAAGTACCCCAACATTGCCATTACCGTAGACCTTCTCACCACCGGCATCGACGTGCCGCCCATCTGTCATCTGGTGTTCTTGCGCCGGGTGAAGTCGCGCATCCTCTACGAGCAGATGATCGGCCGCGCCACGCGCCGCTGCGACGAGATTGGCAAAACCGTGTTCTTCATCTATGACCCGGTGGATATCTACGCCGCGCTGGCAGCCGTCAACACCATGCAGCCGCTGGTGAAGGACCCCGGTATCACGCTGGAGCAGCTCCACGATGAACTCATCGATCCTGAGCAACTGGAGCGCGCTCTGGAGGTGCCTGGCGAACGGGAAGGGTTCAGCCACGCCGACGATTTGCTCGATCAGCTCAGCCAGAAGCTGATGAGGGTGATGCGCAAGGCCGGCAAGCGTGCCGAGAGCCGTGAGGACGTTCGCCAACTTCTGGAGCAGCTCGAAGAGAGCTGGGGCGTGGCGCCGCAGAAACTGCATAAGCACCTGCACGAACTCGGCCCCAAGCCCGCTGCCGACTTCCTGCGCCAACATGCCGGACTGCTGGCCCAGGTAGTTGAGGTGAAGCAGCTGATCGGCAGCGAGCGCATGCCCTTGATCTACGAAGGCAAGGACGAACTGCTCGAGCGTAGCCAGAGCTACGGTGTACACGAGAAACCCGCCGACTATCTGGAGAGCTTCGATGACTTCATCAAGAACCAGTTGAACGAATCGGTGGCGCTGAGTGTCGTGGTCAATCGTCCCCGTGACCTCACTCGCGAGACGCTCAAGGAAGTGCGCCTGCTGCTGGACGGCGCCGGCTACAGCGAAGCCTCCCTGGAAAGCGCCTGGCGCAACGCGACCAACCAGGAGATTGCGGCCAGCATCGTCGGTCACATCCGCCGTGCCGCCCTGGGCGAGGCGCTGATTCCCTTCGAGCAGCGGGTACGCGAGGCCATGCAGCGCATCTATGCCCTGCATCCCTGGACGCCCAGCCAGCGCAGATGGCTCGACCGCCTGGCCAGGCAGCTCACTCATGAAGTGGTGCTCGACCGGGCTTTCATCAACCAGCGCTTCGCCGATCACGGTGGCCTGAAGCAGCTCGACGCCGTGCTCGGCAACCATCTCGATGAGGTGCTGGATGCCCTCAACGACTCGTTATGGGAAGCAAGCTGA
- the fic gene encoding protein adenylyltransferase Fic, translated as MSWRPDQPYNGLPPLPPAEELETPAVLKACIPARAALAELKQAGELLPNQGLLINLLPLLEARDSSEIENIVTTTDRLFQFAQEDTHADPATKEALRYRTALSHGYRELARRPLCTNTAVEICSTIKGVEMEIRRVPGTTLANQATGEVIYTPPMGEEVLRELLANWERYLHAEDGVDPLIKMAVAHYQFEAIHPFTDGNGRTGRVLNILYLIEQRLLSLPILYLSRYIVLHKPDYYRLLLAVTREDQWQEWLLYMLKAVEYTARWTTEKIAATRELIEDTTRHVQQQLPKVYSHELVQVIFEQPYCRINNLVERDIAKRQTASGYLQQLCEIDVLKEIRAGREKLFVHPKLVRLMTEDSNEVVPYPAS; from the coding sequence ATGAGCTGGCGCCCCGACCAACCCTATAACGGCTTGCCGCCGCTGCCACCTGCCGAGGAGCTCGAGACGCCGGCCGTACTGAAGGCCTGCATTCCGGCTCGGGCGGCGCTTGCAGAGTTGAAGCAGGCGGGCGAGCTGCTGCCCAACCAGGGCCTGCTCATCAACCTGCTGCCCCTGCTGGAAGCCCGCGACAGCTCCGAGATCGAGAACATCGTCACTACCACCGACAGGCTCTTCCAGTTCGCCCAGGAAGACACCCACGCCGATCCTGCCACCAAGGAGGCGCTGCGCTACCGAACTGCGCTGAGCCATGGCTACCGTGAGCTGGCCAGGCGGCCTCTGTGCACCAACACGGCGGTGGAGATCTGCAGCACCATCAAGGGCGTGGAAATGGAGATCCGCCGGGTGCCTGGCACCACCCTGGCCAACCAGGCCACCGGCGAGGTGATCTATACCCCGCCAATGGGAGAGGAGGTGCTGCGTGAGCTGCTGGCGAACTGGGAGCGCTATCTCCATGCGGAGGATGGTGTCGACCCCCTGATCAAGATGGCGGTGGCCCACTACCAGTTCGAGGCGATCCACCCCTTCACCGACGGCAACGGGCGGACGGGTAGGGTGTTGAACATCCTCTACCTGATCGAGCAGCGGCTGCTGTCGCTGCCGATCCTCTACCTCAGTCGCTACATCGTGCTTCACAAGCCCGACTACTATCGCCTGCTGCTGGCCGTGACACGCGAGGACCAGTGGCAAGAGTGGCTGCTCTACATGCTCAAGGCCGTCGAGTACACGGCCCGCTGGACCACCGAAAAGATCGCGGCAACCCGCGAGCTGATAGAGGATACGACACGCCATGTCCAGCAGCAGCTACCCAAGGTCTACAGTCATGAGCTGGTACAGGTGATCTTCGAGCAGCCCTACTGCCGTATCAACAATCTGGTGGAGCGGGATATCGCCAAGCGGCAGACCGCCTCGGGCTATCTGCAGCAGCTGTGCGAGATCGACGTGCTCAAGGAGATCCGCGCCGGGCGCGAAAAGCTGTTCGTACATCCCAAGCTGGTTCGCCTGATGACCGAAGACAGCAATGAGGTAGTGCCTTACCCGGCGTCATGA
- the argE gene encoding acetylornithine deacetylase, with the protein MTAAEMLERLVGFATVSRDSNLDLIAFVEGYLDEHGVKHWRVESDDGSKANLLARIGPEVEGGVVLSGHTDVVPVDGQPWSTDPFTLVDKGDGRLYGRGTCDMKGFIACALAELPEWLAAGLDKPIYLALSYDEEVGCIGAPRMIERLMADHPRPAAVIVGEPTMMQPVVAHKGATNLRTKVTGRASHSSQVDQGVSAIHVAARLVTKIEDVMAELRAEGRVDEAFNVAHSSLHVGKIAGGTAINIMARECTFEWEIRHLPGDRVEELLGRVNDYATELEAEMQRRAPETSIVTEALNVTVPALADDNNAEVLGLCRELLGEQPSGAVAYATEAGQFQRVGLPTVICGPGSIRQAHQPDEYIEIEQLAEGTRFMQALGRRLASR; encoded by the coding sequence ATGACCGCCGCCGAGATGCTCGAGCGCCTGGTGGGCTTTGCCACCGTTTCGCGCGATTCCAACCTGGACCTGATCGCCTTCGTCGAGGGCTACCTCGACGAACACGGAGTGAAGCACTGGCGGGTGGAGAGCGATGACGGCAGCAAGGCCAATCTGCTGGCCCGCATCGGGCCGGAGGTGGAAGGCGGCGTGGTGCTCTCGGGTCACACCGACGTGGTGCCGGTCGATGGCCAGCCGTGGTCGACCGATCCCTTCACGCTGGTCGACAAGGGCGACGGCCGGCTCTACGGCCGCGGCACCTGCGACATGAAGGGCTTCATCGCCTGCGCCCTGGCCGAACTGCCCGAATGGCTGGCGGCTGGCCTGGACAAGCCGATCTACCTGGCCCTCTCCTACGACGAGGAAGTCGGCTGCATCGGTGCGCCACGCATGATCGAGCGGCTGATGGCCGATCACCCCCGCCCCGCGGCGGTGATCGTCGGCGAGCCGACGATGATGCAGCCGGTGGTGGCCCATAAGGGCGCCACCAACCTGCGCACCAAGGTAACCGGCCGCGCCTCGCATTCGAGCCAGGTCGACCAGGGCGTCTCGGCGATCCACGTGGCGGCACGGCTGGTCACGAAGATCGAGGACGTGATGGCCGAGCTGCGCGCCGAAGGGCGTGTCGACGAGGCCTTCAACGTCGCCCACTCCAGCCTGCATGTGGGCAAGATCGCCGGCGGCACCGCGATCAACATCATGGCCCGCGAGTGCACCTTCGAATGGGAGATTCGCCACCTCCCCGGCGACCGCGTCGAGGAACTGCTCGGCAGGGTGAACGACTACGCCACCGAGCTCGAGGCCGAGATGCAGCGCCGCGCGCCAGAGACGAGCATCGTCACCGAGGCGCTCAACGTCACCGTGCCGGCACTCGCCGACGACAACAATGCCGAGGTGCTCGGCCTGTGCCGCGAGCTGCTCGGCGAGCAGCCCAGCGGTGCGGTGGCCTACGCCACCGAGGCCGGCCAGTTCCAGCGCGTGGGGCTACCCACCGTGATCTGCGGCCCCGGCAGCATTCGCCAGGCGCATCAGCCCGACGAGTACATCGAGATCGAACAGCTCGCGGAAGGCACTCGCTTCATGCAGGCGTTGGGGCGGCGACTGGCCAGCCGTTAA